From Segatella copri, the proteins below share one genomic window:
- a CDS encoding site-specific integrase — protein MTTTTDFAKHLSRFLVEYLPHERNVSPNTISSYRDAFVQFIDFMKDIKGITVEKLQLKHLTRVSVTEYLEWLLNKRKCSAATRNYRLAAIHSFCHYLQYSVIEMIEEWQKILTIKAIKTSGTTLNYLTIEGIKLLLAQPDTSTWRGRRNLALLSLMYDTGARVSEIADLTVDSVRITHEPYTIRLFGKGRKARIVPLVKEQVSILCEYMEENHLNDCNKAASPLFYNGRNEKLTREGITYILCTYANMARKVSPELIPQRISCHSIRHSRAMHLLQAGVNLIYIRDLLGHVSIQTTDIYARADSKAKREAFEKAYTDLTPNREADKSWENNKNLRDWLRGLKK, from the coding sequence ATGACTACGACGACTGACTTTGCCAAACATTTAAGCCGCTTTCTGGTAGAATACCTGCCTCATGAGCGTAATGTAAGCCCTAACACCATATCCTCCTATAGAGATGCATTTGTACAATTTATTGACTTCATGAAAGATATTAAAGGAATCACAGTTGAAAAATTGCAATTGAAACATCTCACGAGAGTAAGTGTAACCGAGTATCTCGAATGGCTACTTAACAAGCGAAAATGCTCTGCAGCGACACGTAACTATCGGCTTGCTGCCATTCATTCTTTTTGTCATTACTTGCAATATAGCGTCATAGAAATGATAGAAGAATGGCAAAAGATCCTAACTATTAAAGCCATAAAAACATCAGGGACAACACTTAACTACCTGACAATAGAAGGTATCAAGTTGTTGCTGGCTCAGCCTGATACATCAACTTGGAGAGGCCGAAGAAATCTCGCTTTACTCTCACTAATGTATGATACGGGAGCAAGAGTCTCTGAAATAGCAGATCTTACTGTGGATAGTGTGCGCATAACCCATGAGCCATATACCATACGTCTGTTCGGAAAAGGACGCAAAGCACGAATAGTACCGCTTGTAAAGGAACAGGTGTCAATTCTATGTGAATATATGGAAGAGAATCATCTTAACGATTGCAACAAAGCTGCGTCTCCACTTTTCTATAATGGCAGAAATGAAAAGCTAACGCGTGAGGGTATCACATACATTCTTTGTACTTATGCAAACATGGCAAGGAAGGTGTCTCCAGAACTTATTCCGCAAAGGATTAGTTGTCACTCTATACGTCATAGTCGAGCTATGCATCTTCTACAGGCTGGAGTCAACCTTATTTATATTAGAGATTTGCTAGGACATGTCTCTATTCAAACAACGGACATTTATGCTCGTGCAGACTCTAAAGCAAAACGTGAGGCGTTCGAAAAGGCGTATACAGATCTCACACCTAACCGAGAGGCTGATAAATCTTGGGAAAACAATAAAAATCTCAGAGATTGGCTCAGAGGTCTGAAGAAATAG
- a CDS encoding endonuclease domain-containing protein, whose amino-acid sequence MEKFEIFKLRLCKGLFNGIISDYILAVVKSTEHILEGPILAEILDDSYVTKFKDYIHGNNLKFQIDNCVLLPEELRFIYGNVSKFILNGKYVRKFNNFYSGIRTVKYNAVEYEDFYTGQIPDGMTLNGPISLNDLLPIVYTEISVFCARDDRRCLADIADRIRKRYYLPFSATSFPCVSRSEFDKSMSDKSNKNKKLQSESVYKLYNVRVQPDRKHFRVNLYNEHCVYEPDTIDYELCDSVWASELLPYQGRSVNIPEYNSEGLPLGILWGHNIFCNLSFQPSYQIIGENRQIRTDKYGYHYKDSQVWAFCLVSKVDEYGNWVYIKGYDPIYQRMQIEEKKYKPTPEAIESEINDIYVEDIDLEEYRHRFRNSDFSKSVSESTSSIEYVDFNVRYDKYSSYSMYPFICLPIMETPIMPYRIQKRVYNRGIQEDSFEKMLSRFIKDPYEVRSDIGLVNDRDLCYEPDIAIVHQGHPHVHIDIEIDEPYSVNNEPIHYIECDNDQKRNKYFVDHGWIVIRFSERQITLYPKGCLKVVEDVLSSIDSTYLPEKKPLNEQIVSERHWSLEEARQMIAANERSKYLGLDIVQKSVPNSGETFPKQLTESEKRVRAEIKSQNESDLQREEVQELSFSAQTGKKVSWWRRILRYFIMLKNR is encoded by the coding sequence ATGGAGAAGTTTGAAATATTTAAATTAAGGCTCTGTAAAGGCTTATTTAATGGCATTATATCTGATTACATATTAGCTGTAGTTAAGAGTACAGAGCATATTTTAGAAGGACCAATATTAGCTGAAATTTTAGATGATTCTTATGTCACGAAGTTTAAAGACTACATTCATGGCAATAACCTAAAATTTCAAATAGATAATTGTGTGCTGTTACCTGAGGAATTACGTTTTATCTATGGTAACGTATCTAAATTTATTCTTAATGGAAAATACGTGAGAAAATTCAATAATTTCTACAGCGGTATCAGAACTGTAAAATATAATGCTGTAGAATATGAAGACTTTTATACTGGACAAATTCCTGATGGAATGACGTTAAATGGTCCTATTTCTCTTAATGATTTACTCCCCATAGTCTATACTGAAATATCTGTATTTTGCGCTCGTGATGATAGAAGATGTTTAGCAGATATTGCCGATAGAATACGTAAACGCTATTATTTACCGTTTTCTGCAACATCATTTCCTTGTGTTTCTCGCTCGGAATTTGATAAAAGTATGTCTGATAAGAGTAATAAAAATAAGAAGTTACAAAGTGAAAGTGTATATAAACTATATAATGTTCGAGTTCAACCAGACAGAAAACATTTTCGTGTAAACCTTTATAATGAGCATTGTGTATATGAACCTGACACTATAGATTATGAACTATGTGACTCTGTTTGGGCTTCAGAGTTACTACCATACCAAGGTCGTTCTGTAAATATTCCCGAGTATAATAGTGAAGGCTTACCACTGGGCATTTTATGGGGACATAATATTTTTTGTAATCTTTCTTTTCAACCTAGTTATCAAATAATAGGTGAGAATCGTCAGATTAGGACAGATAAATATGGTTATCATTATAAAGATTCTCAAGTGTGGGCTTTTTGTTTAGTATCGAAAGTTGACGAATATGGTAATTGGGTTTATATTAAAGGATATGATCCAATATATCAAAGAATGCAGATAGAAGAGAAGAAATATAAACCAACACCAGAGGCTATAGAATCAGAAATAAATGACATATATGTTGAGGATATAGATTTAGAAGAATATCGCCATAGATTCAGAAATAGTGATTTTTCAAAATCAGTTTCTGAGTCAACCTCATCTATTGAATATGTTGATTTTAATGTTAGGTATGATAAGTACTCTTCCTACAGTATGTATCCTTTTATATGCTTACCTATTATGGAAACACCAATCATGCCCTATAGAATACAAAAAAGAGTTTACAATCGTGGAATTCAAGAAGATTCATTTGAAAAAATGCTTTCTCGATTCATAAAAGATCCTTATGAGGTCAGATCTGATATTGGTTTGGTAAATGACAGAGACTTATGTTATGAACCCGATATTGCTATTGTTCATCAGGGACATCCTCATGTTCATATTGATATAGAGATTGACGAACCTTATTCTGTTAATAACGAACCAATTCATTATATCGAATGTGATAATGACCAAAAGAGGAATAAATATTTTGTTGACCATGGGTGGATTGTTATTCGTTTTTCAGAGAGACAGATTACACTTTATCCTAAAGGTTGTTTAAAAGTAGTCGAAGATGTTTTGTCATCAATTGATTCTACGTATTTGCCTGAAAAAAAACCTTTAAATGAACAAATTGTCTCCGAAAGACATTGGTCACTTGAAGAGGCCCGTCAAATGATAGCAGCAAATGAGAGGTCGAAATATTTAGGTTTAGACATTGTGCAAAAGTCTGTCCCAAATAGTGGTGAAACATTCCCAAAACAACTGACAGAATCAGAAAAACGTGTTAGAGCGGAAATAAAATCTCAGAATGAGTCAGACTTGCAAAGGGAAGAAGTACAAGAATTATCATTTTCTGCCCAAACAGGCAAAAAAGTATCTTGGTGGCGAAGAATCTTGCGTTATTTTATAATGCTAAAAAATAGATAG
- a CDS encoding leucine-rich repeat domain-containing protein, translating into MVVMLVLTTSSAFAEEIDGLNYKLDSETKTAILIPKTNGKYAGDIVVPGKIKGTDGAEYSVVTLGAECFSACYNLSSITIPSTVTVIGVRCFKECGSLTSIVISSSVTSLGYECFYGCSSLVSIIIPSSVTSLDWSCFWDCKSLTSITIPPSVTSLSKACFYGCSSLVSIIIPSSVTSLDWSCFWDCKSLTSITIPPSVTSLSKACFYGCSSLTSITIPASVTSIGSLCFAYCTSLTSITIPASVKWIGEYSTFINSVKLNTIFFKGVPPTCDYSSMGLSNYIGIKVPAEYLQDSKKTFGSDFINISAWNPNESGDDDKPVTPCATPSIFYGAGKLKFSSETAGAKYHYTISDKDMATDALCEDGNVSLSAAYDISVYATADGYSASEKAKATLYWVNANLEIQPTSIRLEPVALWLPLMMASSAFRVLIMARWLSFMQLMASLSAHLLPLTVPHPALYQKPWLLQNLVIIQSRLQ; encoded by the coding sequence ATGGTGGTTATGCTCGTTCTGACCACTAGTAGTGCATTTGCTGAAGAAATAGATGGTCTAAATTACAAATTAGATTCAGAGACAAAGACAGCAATACTCATACCTAAAACGAATGGAAAATATGCTGGAGATATTGTTGTTCCTGGAAAAATAAAAGGCACAGATGGAGCGGAATATTCTGTTGTAACTTTAGGAGCAGAATGTTTTAGTGCCTGTTATAACTTGAGTTCCATCACAATTCCTTCAACTGTAACGGTAATTGGTGTTCGTTGCTTCAAGGAATGTGGTAGCTTAACTTCTATAGTCATTTCTTCATCTGTTACATCATTGGGGTATGAATGTTTCTATGGTTGCAGTAGTTTAGTTTCAATAATTATTCCCTCATCAGTAACTTCTTTGGATTGGAGTTGTTTTTGGGATTGCAAAAGCTTAACTTCAATAACCATTCCGCCATCTGTAACATCGTTGAGTAAAGCTTGTTTCTATGGTTGCAGTAGTTTAGTTTCAATAATTATTCCCTCATCAGTAACTTCTTTGGATTGGAGTTGTTTTTGGGATTGCAAAAGCTTAACTTCAATAACCATTCCGCCATCTGTAACATCGTTGAGTAAAGCTTGTTTCTATGGGTGCAGTAGTTTGACTTCAATAACCATTCCTGCATCCGTAACATCTATTGGTTCTTTATGTTTTGCGTATTGCACTAGTTTGACTTCCATTACTATTCCCGCATCAGTAAAATGGATAGGAGAATATAGTACCTTCATAAACAGTGTAAAACTTAATACAATTTTTTTTAAAGGTGTACCACCAACATGTGATTACTCTAGCATGGGGTTGTCAAACTATATAGGAATAAAAGTCCCAGCGGAATATCTTCAGGATTCTAAGAAAACTTTCGGCTCTGATTTTATTAATATATCTGCCTGGAATCCAAACGAATCTGGTGATGACGATAAACCTGTTACCCCATGTGCCACTCCATCAATCTTTTATGGTGCAGGAAAATTAAAGTTCTCTAGCGAAACAGCAGGAGCAAAGTATCACTATACTATCAGTGATAAGGATATGGCTACAGATGCACTTTGCGAAGACGGTAATGTATCTCTTTCAGCAGCTTATGACATATCTGTATATGCAACAGCTGATGGCTATTCTGCATCCGAAAAGGCTAAGGCAACACTATATTGGGTCAATGCCAACCTGGAAATACAACCAACATCTATCAGGCTAGAACCCGTGGCGTTGTGGCTTCCGCTCATGATGGCATCGTCTGCATTTCGGGTCTTGATAATGGCGAGGTGGTTAAGTTTTATGCAGCTGATGGCAAGCTTATCGGCTCATCTTCTGCCGTTGACGGTACCGCATCCTGCGCTGTATCAGAAACCATGGTTATTGCAAAATTTGGTGATAATACAATCAAGGTTGCAGTAA